In Debaryomyces hansenii CBS767 chromosome A complete sequence, a genomic segment contains:
- a CDS encoding DEHA2D07414p (similar to CA2954|IPF10685 Candida albicans IPF10685), whose product MTYTVGDRRISIDNDELDASEKELILAHLKLFKYCLNNASYKFLISSKKIVHLYSDIITIYSTLLRKVPNYDDITLMTNRTRLNLLKLEDDFNKILGDKCQGDHSNKGKWEDKNYEVEVKRICLLCVESLNEIFELIVKNLNCIDVFFNSFDNLKKLLIPFLSSQTKSIQKSMVKALYLFKLTTIVDEVSSIKELTPTIIKQLRKIEKITGGIERESIILDTAFVTFDPSLQQYTSILLGKAILKRDVADADCQIIRRREVCFQAAEHVVSIPLTEDQSSNLSMKHLVKYIVYICILLAIVSSLVLYRIVKVMVG is encoded by the coding sequence ATGACATATACGGTGGGGGATAGAAGAATAAGTATCGACAACGATGAATTAGATGCCTCAGAAAAGGAGTTGATACTAGCACacttgaaattattcaaatattgcCTAAATAATGCCTCATACAAGTTTTTGATAAGCCTGAAGAAAATCGTACATTTGTACAGTGATATCATTACGATATACAGCACGTTGTTAAGAAAAGTACCCAACTACGATGACATCACACTTATGACTAATAGAACTCGGTTGAACTTGTTaaaattagaagatgaCTTCAATAAGATCCTCGGTGATAAATGTCAAGGCGATCACTCGAACAAGGGAAAATGGGAGGACAAAAACTACGAGGTAGAAGTCAAAAGGATCTGTTTACTATGCGTCGAGTCGTTGAACGAAATTTTTGAGTTGATAGTCAAGAATTTGAACTGCATCGATGTTTTTTTCAACAGCTTcgataatttgaaaaagctTTTAATACCGTTTTTGTCGAGCCAGACAAAATCCATACAAAAACTGATGGTCAAGGCGTTGTATCTATTCAAGTTGACCACCATAGTAGACGAGGTGAGCTCGATAAAGGAACTAACACCCACCATCATCAAGCAATTACGCAAAATCGAGAAAATCACCGGGGGGATTGAACGAGAACTGATTATTCTTGACACTGCATTTGTAACATTTGATCCGTCGTTGCAGCAATATACTAGCATCTTACTCGGGAAGGCCATTTTAAAGAGGGATGTCGCTGACGCAGACTGTCAGATCATAAGGCGCAGAGAAGTATGTTTCCAGGCTGCAGAGCATGTGGTCAGCATTCCCTTGACCGAAGATCAGTCGTCCAATCTCTCCATGAAGCATTTAGTTAAATACATCGTCTACATCTGTATTTTGTTGGCCATCGTTCTGAGTTTGGTACTTTACAGGATAGTCAAGGTCATGGTTGGATGA
- a CDS encoding DEHA2D07436p (similar to CA2953|CaMBP1 Candida albicans MBP1) has translation MADNTQIYSATYSNVPVFEFVTSEGPIMRRKSDSWINATHILKIAKFPKAKRTRILEKDVQTGVHEKVQGGYGKYQGTYVPLDLGADIAKNFGVFDSLRPIFEFTYVEGKSETPPPAPKHSHASASNVAKRQSSVNNSSGDANSSNKTSHARKTKSMTSLSGEPPKKRGRPKRVPMQNNIEPSLQHTDTTPITTIPESGPSIGTFNNKKSLGHPTLTRQDTEQDALQIMASNMSANQEDLELADKSSDEDMGNRTPIDTQDENIHHEDNDELMTGRELFGTPRNSFERIVQSHNQSHNHLNGSIHDPYGLSQYHHHTSHTHSMRDDAIYADYFTNLLNYFLEDGNNKVRSTQESNIPDKILNPPQPLSKINITQPVDNEGNTIFHWACSMANNGMIEFLLATFESFLNSDLKNNRGETPLMFLVKFSNSYQLKNFPTLLDLLFDSILSIDNYGRTVLHHIALAANNLTSEGSINANTDIHTFKKNKERFARYYMECLFAKIIEFQEIRDSQEIENKKLSLSDKKELIAKFINHQDIDGNTAFHIVAYNLNKKCIKVFISYHKYINFHLKNLVSYTVEEYLASHNHVLRLDTSNDDSKEIQDIQEEAYKYLNPQFQGNNLTIRNNSTQSFESQMYFSKMAVNLQNTTANLITEKLTELAYIVDKELSEKDEKLLMYFKLLKAIGHEKLLSQRAVLQFFKLEYLIDDIMADYDQNNSDNLIIDTEKDRIIQDEINRLISDLSFQFLQRKDQLDQVFMKYKAISSAIQNTKVAELASTLSQHESNSSSTEDETPSEQVRLSIELQTQIVKYKQMLHKLHQQHLQVPLSSLNDNTDTKENKENIKEESQTNDTAEPAPHSVIAKYPKDDKLHKYCKLIALCCGMNFNDVENSIDLIEQSLSKSAPNMQ, from the coding sequence ATGGCCGATAATACACAAATTTACTCGGCGACGTATTCAAATGTGCCAGTTTTTGAATTCGTGACTCTGGAAGGGCCCATAATGAGAAGGAAACTGGATTCATGGATAAATGCAACGCACATCTTGAAAATTGCCAAATTTCCTAAGGCCAAAAGGACGAGGATATTGGAAAAGGACGTACAGACCGGGGTACACGAAAAGGTGCAAGGGGGTTATGGGAAGTATCAAGGGACGTATGTTCCATTGGATTTGGGGGCTGATATAGCTAAGAATTTTGGGGTGTTTGATAGCTTGAGACCCATTTTTGAGTTTACTTATGTAGAAGGAAAATCTGAAACTCCACCACCAGCACCAAAACACAGCCATGCGTCCGCATCGAATGTAGCCAAGAGACAATCGAGTGTGAACAATTCTTCTGGGGATGCCAATAGTCTGAATAAGACGTCACACGCAAGAAAAACAAAGAGTATGACTTCGTTGTCTGGAGAGCCACCAAAAAAGAGAGGCAGACCTAAACGAGTTCCTATGCAAAATAACATAGAGCCAAGCTTACAGCATACAGACACGACTCCAATAACCACCATTCCAGAATCAGGCCCAAGTATTGGAACgttcaacaacaaaaagTCGTTGGGCCATCCCACCTTAACCAGACAGGACACCGAACAAGATGCATTGCAGATAATGGCTAGTAATATGAGCGCCAATCAAGAAGACCTCGAGTTAGCAGACAAGAGTAGTGATGAGGATATGGGTAACAGAACACCAATTGATACACAGGATGAAAATATACACCATGAGGATAATGACGAATTAATGACCGgaagagaattatttggCACACCTAGAAATTCGTTTGAGAGAATTGTACAATCCCACAATCAAAGTCATAACCACCTTAATGGTTCCATTCACGATCCCTACGGACTACTGCAGTATCACCATCATACAAGTCATACTCACTCAATGAGAGATGATGCAATATATGCAGACTACTTTaccaatttattgaattactTTTTGGAAGACGGAAACAACAAGGTACGATCCACTCAGGAAAGCAATATACCAGacaaaattttaaatcCACCGCAACCATTAtctaaaataaatataactCAACCAGTCGATAATGAAGGGAATACCATTTTCCATTGGGCATGCTCAATGGCAAATAATGGAatgattgaatttttgTTAGCAACCTTTGAAAGTTTTTTAAACTCCGATTTAAAAAACAATAGAGGAGAAACACCATTAATGTTTTTGGTGAAATTCAGTAATTCTTaccaattgaagaattttccAACATTGTTGGACCTACTCTTTGACTCTATACTATCGATTGATAACTATGGTCGGACTGTGTTGCATCATATTGCCCTTGCTGCAAATAATCTCACCAGTGAAGGCTCGATTAATGCAAACACCGATATTCACACTTTTAAGAAGAATAAGGAGAGGTTTGCCAGATACTATATGGAGTGCTTATTTGCAAAGATAATCGAATTTCAGGAAATTCGGGATCTGcaagaaatagaaaataaaaagctTTCACTTAGTGACAAGAAGGAGCTAATTGCTAAGTTTATCAACCATCAAGATATTGATGGTAACACGGCATTCCATATAGTTGCTTACAACTTAAACAAAAAGTGCATTAAAGTATTCATAAGCTACCacaaatatatcaattttcatttgaagaatttggtGTCTTACACAGTGGAGGAATACTTAGCATCACATAATCATGTATTGAGATTGGATACCAGCAATGACGATTCTAAGGAAATTCAGGATATCCAGGAAGAGGCatacaaatatttgaacCCCCAGTTTCAGGGTAATAATTTAACAATAAGAAATAACAGCACCCAAAGTTTTGAGTCCCAGatgtatttttcaaaaatggcGGTTAACTTGCAGAATACCACTGCTAATTTAATAACAGAGAAGTTAACCGAATTGGCATACATTGTTGATAAGGAATTGTCAGAGAAGGATGAAAAGCTATTAATGTacttcaaattattaaaagcCATTGGTCACGAAAAGCTATTATCACAAAGGGCCGTATTACagtttttcaaattagaaTATTTGATTGACGATATTATGGCTGATTACGATCAAAACAATAGCGATAATCTCATAATTGACACGGAAAAGGATAGAATTATACAGGACGAGATCAACCGATTGATAAGTGATTTAAGTTTCCAATTCTTGCAGAGAAAGGACCAGTTAGACCAGGTGTTTATGAAGTACAAAGCAATTTCTAGTGCGATACAAAACACTAAGGTAGCCGAACTAGCATCCACTCTTTCACAACATGAGTCGAACTCGTCGTCCACCGAAGACGAAACCCCTTCGGAACAAGTCCGCTTGTCAATCGAACTACAAACGCAAATCGTCAAGTACAAGCAAATGCTTCACAAGCTCCATCAACAGCATTTGCAAGTGCCTCTTTCGTCGCTCAACGACAATACGGACACCAAggaaaacaaagaaaacatCAAAGAGGAGTCCCAAACCAACGACACCGCGGAGCCTGCGCCTCACTCCGTTATCGCCAAGTACCCAAAGGACGACAAACTCCACAAATACTGTAAATTAATAGCTCTATGCTGCGGCATGAATTTCAACGACGTGGAGAACTCCATCGACTTGATCGAACAGTCATTATCCAAATCAGCCCCCAACATGCAATAA
- a CDS encoding DEHA2D07458p (similar to CA4636|IPF1520 Candida albicans IPF1520), producing the protein MYYGRRYLRVALAASAVSVILLVIFVSASRKYSFDAFGYNSSQSVNPTFNSKTKGSSFLSKISSLYSKDGDKQMLIDKFPLDTSLTDNALYSMMKMKTYSDPAPYVLGKPTDFEITEEDMCKRLEYASEFEVSKQMYLNADYEKVQKALKASSEYSKLIEQANKQFKPTIPVEHRWFRFGGASVWLPQYELHYMVSRVLYTPSGIPNKSFVSFLYIQLFDKNWVEMDETTLTVPYEKKIMKSVTNADGSVTEALLETKLGSREITYPSFLPISFDVQMQVPSGKYYFGPEDPRILLRKNSLGFEEPLIVFNMKNNVLAKRLMYLYLPFSNHLQYLKKRSEPYAYVEKNWTPFISKATPEKVNFIYSIDPLEVLTCDVQTATCDFLQKASKEDFNYVGPLRGGTQLVHLPFDDLMPDHILDKFKLPKNRKIYIGWARAHLNKCGCGESMYRPNMVILVEDFNPEENRFYYKLSDVSEYIDFNAHVPPWTTPKLDENGNLIEDTSVNDCAGRNVLIPNSIAYWEIESVVKDTTSYSRKFFERIPTDEEIIDSHAHKVTKHTPRDTAAVGVSFNDYMGVTLSAADSDVSIVHIRGLLNYILHLPSLFDESTMVLGISKFQPRGYDVNNRCAMSASRRYCISYAESHGGVTNY; encoded by the coding sequence ATGTATTATGGACGGAGGTATTTGAGAGTTGCGTTAGCGGCGTCGGCAGTATCAGTCATTTTATTAGTGATATTTGTACTGGCGTCAAGGAAATATAGTTTTGATGCTTTTGGTTATAATTCGAGCCAACTGGTTAACCCTACATTCAATTCGAAAACCAAAGGAAGTTCGTTCTTGAGTAAAATAAGCTCGTTGTATTCAAAGGATGGTGATAAGCAGATGTTGATAGACAAGTTTCCCCTTGATACTTCGTTGACAGACAACGCGTTGTATtcgatgatgaaaatgaaaacaTACAGTGACCCGGCTCCTTATGTGTTGGGCAAACCTACAGACTTCGAGATCACGGAAGAGGATATGTGCAAGCGGTTGGAATACGCGTCTGAGTTTGAAGTCAGCAAACAAATGTATCTTAATGCCGACTACGAAAAGGTCCAAAAGGCGTTAAAGGCGAGCCTGGAGTACAGCAAGTTGATCGAACAGGCCAACAAGCAGTTCAAACCTACTATTCCGGTGGAACACCGGTGGTTTAGATTTGGAGGTGCTTCGGTGTGGTTACCGCAATACGAACTTCATTACATGGTCAGCAGGGTTCTCTACACCCCATCAGGTATACCGAACAAGTCGTTTGTGAGTTTCCTTTATATTCAGTTGTTTGATAAAAATTGGGTAGAAATGGACGAGACCACCTTGACTGTCCCATACGAGAAGAAAATCATGAAGAGTGTGACCAACGCCGATGGTTCGGTTACGGAAGCTCTTCTTGAAACCAAGTTGGGATCGAGAGAAATCACGTATCCAAGCTTCTTACCGATCTCTTTTGATGTTCAAATGCAAGTGCCAAGTGGAAAGTACTACTTTGGTCCTGAAGACCCTAGAATTTTATTGAGAAAGAATTCGTTGGGATTCGAGGAGCCATTAATCGTGTTCAACATGAAAAATAACGTGTTAGCTAAACGTCTTATGTACTTGTATCTTCCATTTTCGAACCACTTACAATATTTAAAGAAGAGATCGGAACCATATGCGTACGTCGAGAAGAATTGGACTCCTTTCATCAGCAAAGCAACCCCCGAAAAGGTTAACTTCATTTACTCCATCGACCCATTGGAAGTGCTCACTTGTGACGTTCAAACGGCCACTTGTGATTTCTTGCAGAAGGCACTGAAGGAGGACTTCAATTATGTTGGGCCGTTGAGAGGGGGTACTCAATTAGTTCATTTACCATTCGACGACCTCATGCCAGACCACATTTTAGACAAATTTAAGTTGCCTAAAAacagaaaaatttatataggTTGGGCTAGAGCGCATCTCAACAAATGTGGCTGTGGTGAGTCGATGTACAGACCTAACATGGTTATCTTGGTTGAAGACTTCAATCCCGAAGAAAACAGGTTCTACTACAAATTAAGTGACGTTTCCGAATACATTGATTTCAATGCCCATGTGCCTCCTTGGACCACCCCCAAGTTAGACGAAAATGGAAATTTGATTGAAGACACCTCCGTGAATGATTGTGCTGGTAGAAACGTCCTCATTCCAAATTCGATCGCATACTGGGAAATAGAATCCGTTGTCAAGGACACCACCCTGTACCTGCGTAAGTTCTTCGAAAGAATACCTACAGACGAGGAAATTATCGATTCTCATGCTCACAAAGTTACCAAGCACACCCCGAGAGACACTGCAGCTGTAGGCGTTTCATTCAACGATTACATGGGTGTCACTTTGTCTGCTGCAGATAGTGATGTCAGTATCGTTCATATAAGGGGCTTGTTGAATTACATATTGCATTTGCCCTCGTTGTTCGATGAATCTACGATGGTCTTGGGCATTTCAAAATTCCAACCTAGGGGTTATGATGTGAATAATAGGTGTGCCATGTCTGCCAGTAGAAGATACTGTATTAGTTATGCAGAGAGCCATGGAGGTGTGACTAACTACTAG
- a CDS encoding DEHA2D07480p (similar to CA4635|IPF1524 Candida albicans IPF1524) → MPDTSSIKDELNRQSWNELSASSSSRTETPVAFTGYNDSTIEGEKESRRGSVSSVNKSLDIVRRSFTGQSITTVGSANYSTREIFGEMDSDEIDLQRCQTKKSILDELVHRTQELEEGYNRSAYYEKRDDLESQYEELPEMAVPVENNGDEFQDIDPELITWDGHDDPEDPRNWNIGVKMYLVAFVSIYTLVSPMSSSMPSPAIDTISDEFGITSSVVASMIISIQILAWAVGPLLIAPLSENDNFGRKIVLDISIWMSFFFNIGCAFSKTTTQMMVCRFVGGLFGSSPINIGAGVISDLFDAKSRNFALAGFSLAPLLGPVIAPVMAGFISDHMQWRWIFYVLSIFNGVVAISGTLFYKETYAPALLKRKAKQLRKQTGNYNLHTIYEITNGETFWGKMYVTMSRPLKLLVSHPMIMGLGSFMAFTYGFMYLMIVTYPTIYGDSYGFSKSITGLMYIPMGIGFVLGVMFWTVMIDKVYRNLTKKNGGVPKPEFKLPCLCTSGIGIAIGLFWYGWSVQNQLHWIMPSIGSAIFAFSFIAVFQTIQNYLIDMNSFTAASSVAAAAVFRSILGFIMPLVAQPMYKKLTYGWGNTMFGFIALLLGIPFPIFCYMYGEKLRNWANKRFELQQLKRDQKNLEKLRKQI, encoded by the coding sequence ATGCCAGATACCTCTAGTATAAAAGATGAGTTAAATAGACAATCGTGGAATGAGTTGTCTGCATCTTCATCCAGTAGAACCGAAACACCTGTTGCATTTACCGGATATAATGACTCTACTATTGAAGGAGAGAAAGAGTCTAGGAGAGGATCAGTTTCTTCtgttaataaatctttagACATAGTAAGACGTAGTTTTACTGGACAGTCGATAACGACAGTAGGATCGGCCAATTATTCGACGCGGGAGATCTTTGGGGAAATGGATAGCGATGAGATCGACTTGCAAAGATGCCAGACCAAAAAGTCGATTTTGGACGAGTTGGTCCATAGAACACAGGAATTAGAGGAAGGTTATAACCGATCGGCCTACTATGAGAAAAGAGATGACTTGGAAAGCCAGTATGAGGAATTACCCGAGATGGCAGTGCCGGTAGAAAATAACGGAGACGAATTCCAGGACATTGACCCCGAGTTGATTACGTGGGACGGACATGACGACCCAGAAGATCCTAGGAACTGGAATATTGGGGTCAAGATGTACCTTGTTGCATTTGTGTCTATTTATACCTTGGTGTCGCCGATGTCATCTTCGATGCCATCACCTGCAATCGACACCATTTCCGATGAGTTTGGAATTACCTCGTCGGTTGTTGCATCAATGATTATATCAATCCAAATTCTTGCATGGGCAGTGGGGCCATTGCTTATAGCACCATTGAGCGAAAATGACAATTTTGGCAGAAAAATAGTCCTCGACATTTCGATCTGGATgtctttcttcttcaatatagGTTGTGCGTTTTCAAAAACCACGACCCAAATGATGGTATGTAGGTTCGTTGGAGGATTATTTGGTTCGTCACCCATTAATATCGGAGCCGGAGTCATATCTGACTTATTCGATGCCAAATCCAGAAACTTTGCGCTTGCTGGTTTTTCGCTTGCACCGTTATTAGGGCCGGTTATTGCGCCAGTTATGGCAGGGTTCATTAGTGACCATATGCAATGGAGGTGGATTTTTTACGTATTGAGCATCTTTAACGGGGTGGTTGCAATCCTGGGCACTCTATTTTATAAAGAAACCTATGCGCCAGCTTTATTAAAACGGAAAGCTAAGCAGTTGCGAAAACAAACGGGCAATTACAATTTGCATACTATCTACGAAATTACCAACGGAGAAACTTTCTGGGGTAAAATGTATGTCACAATGTCAAGACCATTGAAGTTGTTAGTTTCTCACCCAATGATTATGGGATTGGGTTCATTCATGGCATTCACTTACGGTTTTATGTATCTCATGATTGTCACATATCCAACCATTTATGGTGACAGTTATGGTTTTAGCAAGAGCATTACAGGATTAATGTATATTCCAATGGGTATCGGCTTCGTCTTGGGGGTTATGTTTTGGACCGTTATGATCGACAAGGTTTATCGTAATCTAACCAAAAAGAATGGCGGTGTTCCCAAACCCGAATTCAAATTGCCATGCCTTTGTACCTCTGGTATTGGTATTGCAATTGGTTTATTTTGGTACGGCTGGTCGgtccaaaatcaattgcaTTGGATTATGCCTTCGATAGGTTCAGCTATATTTGCCTTCTCATTTATTGCCGTTTTCCAAACGATCCAGAACTATCTTATTGACATGAATAGCTTTACTGCTGCGTCTTCtgttgctgctgctgctgtaTTTAGGTCAATCCTTGGCTTCATCATGCCATTAGTCGCTCAGCCTATGTATAAGAAATTGACCTATGGATGGGGTAATACTATGTTTGGTTTCATTGCTTTATTGTTAGGAATACCCTTCCCGATTTTCTGTTATATGTATGGTGAAAAGCTTAGAAACTGGGCCAACAAAAGATTCGAATTACAACAACTCAAAAGAGACCAAAAAAACTTAGAGAAGTTAAGAAaacaaatttaa
- a CDS encoding DEHA2D07502p (similar to CA4634|IPF1526 Candida albicans IPF1526), protein MEQIQPLTLKTLEAFPLPKYLDSLPVSIIEQFIQSHSLVRGYIKQLPAYQKWNETIIETLNWQITNLNEISSILKTYNGTGTLIKEKMAKLNSLYSEFINLETYQYQLLSSNFNQEFLKNKFHKVIVENDQESKKLVKEFKGSSSDDFENSFNNLIKDFRSSRKTYHLRKEKLNRWNEERVSGFI, encoded by the coding sequence ATGGAACAAATACAACCGCTAACCCTAAAGACGTTAGAGGCTTTTCCTTTACCGAAGTATTTGGATTCGTTGCCAGTATCAATCATTGAGCAATTTATCCAACTGCACAGTTTAGTACGGGGGTATATCAAGCAATTACCAGCGTACCAGAAGTGGAATGAAACAATAATAGAGACATTAAACTGGCAAATAACCAATTTAAACGAAATTAGTAGCATATTGAAGACATATAATGGTACTGGTACGTTAATAAAAGAGAAAATGGCGAAATTAAACTCGCTATACAGCGAATTTATCAACTTGGAAACGTaccaatatcaattattatcGTCTAACTTcaatcaagaatttttaaaaaataaGTTTCACAAGGTAATAGTTGAGAATGACCaagaatcaaagaaattggtGAAAGAATTCAAAGGAAGCAGTTCTGACGATTTTGAAAACCTGTTTAATAACTTAATCAAAGATTTTAGGTCGAGTCGAAAGACATACCATTTGCGGAAAGAAAAGCTAAATAGATGGAATGAAGAGAGAGTTAGTGGTTTCATATGA
- a CDS encoding DEHA2D07524p (similar to CA0850|IPF16671 Candida albicans IPF16671), which yields MKFSTICVAALAALTQASPVKNTIKDVKLTVESDNKEINGKGLSSLHEGAGLNYFFLGEGSQDLKYDSSSQKLYFDISDEITYSFSVYSDFAIIGVLEPYKVEFNDNYLKVNGTTEGFFACKNVNDPYQYSKDSYALMNFLGQEAPEGCISLKVKNSA from the coding sequence atgaaattttctACCATCTGTGTCGCCGCTTTAGCTGCTTTAACCCAAGCGTCCCCAGTTAAAAACACCATTAAGGATGTTAAATTAACTGTTGAGTCGGACAACAAGGAAATCAACGGCAAGGGATTATCAAGTCTTCACGAGGGTGCTGGATTGAATTACTTCTTCTTGGGTGAAGGCTCCCAAGACTTGAAATATGATTCTTCTAGTCAAAAATTGTACTTTGACATTAGTGATGAAATCACATACTCTTTCTCAGTATACAGCGATTTTGCTATTATTGGTGTTCTCGAACCATATAAGGTTGAGTTTAACGATAATTACTTGAAGGTTAATGGCACTACTGAAGGCTTCTTCGCATGTAAGAACGTCAACGACCCTTACCAATACTCGAAAGATAGTTATGCTTTAATGAACTTCCTTGGCCAAGAAGCTCCAGAAGGATGTATTCTGTTAAAGGTTAAGAATTCTGCTTAA
- a CDS encoding DEHA2D07546p (no similarity), giving the protein MPGERTGMAISYPSTLKDVTTHMFTYLLHLLLIYIYGHNRSIFGRSFISHRHCGTGQPRITFHSQLLPIFYRVAEMRVLHRTLFLISIYKVPLRINEKICHFKTLSKSNEISWVQNCPSVT; this is encoded by the coding sequence ATGCCAGGGGAACGAACTGGAATGGCCATCAGTTACCCCAGCACTCTTAAAGACGTAACAACGCATATGTTTACATATTTGCTACatctattattaatatatatttatggtCACAATAGATCTATTTTTGGTCGCAGTTTCATAAGTCATCGACATTGCGGCACCGGTCAACCACGGATAACGTTCCATTCACAGCTTTTACCCATCTTCTACCGTGTAGCAGAGATGCGGGTCTTACACAGAACgctatttttaatttccATCTACAAGGTTCCCCTTAgaataaatgaaaaaatctGTCATTTTAAAACCCTCTCAAAAAGCAATGAAATTTCTTGGGTACAAAATTGCCCCAGTGTTACTTGA
- a CDS encoding DEHA2D07568p (similar to uniprot|P40215 Saccharomyces cerevisiae YMR145C NDE1 Mitochondrial external NADH dehydrogenase): MFSRIGSRRLLSTKSRLLNTIKTVEVKGGSAVPPPPPPPPPKKRRSIWKTTKRVTLFSILAAVGTLSYKIYSESHPGEQQKQVPYFENGQKKKTLVILGSGWGSISLLKNLDTTLYNVVVVSPRNYFLFTPLLPSCPTGTVELRSIIEPVRAITRKSPGEVLYLEAEATDIDPVNNKITIKQSTTIQSGHSGKDTSSSKSTVSEYTGIEEITTSLNYDYLVVGVGAQPSTFGIPGVAEHSTFLKEVSDSMSIRKRLMDVIEAANILPKGDEDRKRLLSIVVCGGGPTGVEVAGELQDYIDQDLKKWMPEVASELKVILVEALPNVLNMFNKKLVDYTKQVFQDTNIDLKTNTMVKNVSDKHVTCSVKDPKDGSTEIQEIPYGMLIWATGNAPRAITHNLTSKIDEQRNARRGLLVDERLLVDGTDNIYALGDCTFTKYAPTAQVAFQEGTFLAKHFEKVHELEATKFTIQNPTATDNIDRLKKKFSILQDKLPVFEYVNQGALAYIGSEKAVADLVWGDWSNVTTGGTLTFLFWRSAYVYMCLSVKNQVLVCLDWAKVSIFGRDCSKE, translated from the coding sequence ATGTTTAGCAGAATAGGTTCTAGAAGACTCTTGTCTACAAAGAGTAGACTTTTGAACACTATCAAAACGGTTGAAGTCAAAGGCGGCTCGGCTGttcctcctcctcctcctcctcctcctcctAAGAAGCGTAGATCCATCTGGAAGACTACCAAGAGAGTTACGCTTTTTTCGATCCTTGCTGCTGTTGGAACGCTTTCGTATAAGATCTACAGTGAGTCACACCCAGGTGAACAACAAAAGCAAGTTCCATACTTTGAAAACGGccaaaagaagaagacgcTTGTTATCTTAGGGTCCGGATGGGGTTCGATTTCgttattaaagaatttggaTACTACTTTGTACAATGTGGTTGTTGTTTCTCCTAGAAactattttcttttcaCACCATTATTACCTTCGTGTCCAACAGGTACCGTCGAATTGAGATCTATTATTGAGCCAGTGAGAGCTATTACGAGAAAATCGCCAGGTGAGGTTCTTTACTTGGAAGCTGAGGCTACTGATATTGATCCTGTTAACAACAAGATCACCATTAAGCAATCTACTACTATTCAATCTGGTCATTCTGGTAAGGATACCAGTTCTTCGAAGTCGACTGTATCTGAATATACTGGAATTGAGGAAATTACGACGTCTCTTaattatgattatttagTTGTTGGTGTTGGGGCTCAACCTTCTACTTTCGGTATCCCTGGTGTTGCTGAACATTCTACTTTCTTAAAAGAAGTGAGTGATTCTATGAGTATTAGAAAGAGATTGATGGATGTTATTGAAGCGGCAAATATTTTACCAAAAGGTGATGAAGATAGAAAGAGATTATTATCTATTGTTGTCTGTGGTGGTGGTCCAACCGGTGTTGAGGTTGCCGGTGAATTACAGGATTATATTGACcaagatttgaaaaaatggATGCCAGAAGTTGCTTCTGAATTGAAGGTTATTTTAGTCGAAGCATTGCCAAATGTCTTGAATATGTTTAACAAAAAATTAGTCGACTACACCAAACAAGTTTTCCAAGATACAAACATTGACTTAAAAACTAATACTATGGTCAAGAACGTTAGCGACAAGCATGTTACTTGTCTGGTTAAGGATCCAAAGGATGGATCTACTGAAATTCAGGAGATTCCTTATGGTATGTTGATTTGGGCCACTGGTAATGCTCCAAGAGCAATCACCCATAACTTGACATCTAAGATTGATGAGCAAAGAAACGCCAGAAGAGGTTTATTGGTGGATGAAAGATTATTGGTTGATGGAACTGATAATATTTACGCCTTAGGTGATTGTACTTTTACCAAGTATGCTCCAACTGCGCAAGTTGCGTTCCAAGAGGGTACTTTCTTAGCTAAACATTTTGAAAAGGTCCATGAACTTGAAGCAACTAAATTCACTATTCAAAATCCTACCGCAACTGACAATATTGAcagattgaagaagaaattttctATCTTGCAAGATAAATTGCCTGTCTTCGAATATGTTAACCAAGGTGCTTTAGCTTATATTGGTTCTGAAAAGGCTGTTGCTGATTTGGTCTGGGGTGACTGGTCTAATGTCACTACTGGTGGTACTTTGACTTTCTTGTTCTGGAGATCTGCATATGTCTACATGTGTCTCTCTGTTAAGAACCAAGTTTTAGTCTGTTTAGATTGGGCCAAAGTTTCGATCTTTGGGAGAGATTGCTCTAAAGAATAA